The Colletes latitarsis isolate SP2378_abdomen chromosome 14, iyColLati1, whole genome shotgun sequence genome has a segment encoding these proteins:
- the LOC143350305 gene encoding putative choline-phosphate cytidylyltransferase isoform X2: MSRKRAREETMLNSTSYSNVQNGQDASCSTEESQIYPLVTMTWGTNRTSNNNSGQVSLKKYSSEISVFHKELPSICKEAPFSDDPEAFAERNACDYSVRITLKVAKSGKAPRKVRVYADGIYDLFHQGHARQLLQAKNIFPNVYLIVGVCNDELTHSKKGRTVMTDIERYDAVRHCRYVDEVVRDAPWELDDEFLIKHKIDFVAHDDIPYMTDNSTDVYALLKSKGMFVATQRTEGVSTSDIVARIVKDYDIYVRRNLARGYSAKELNVSFLSEKKFRLQNKFDDLKDKGKRVMENIGEKRMDMISKWEEKSRDFIDAFLLLFGREGRLSTIWNESKGRLMQALSPPASPKRDGSPNGSNSSNNDEDQIR; this comes from the exons ATGTCTAGAAAGCGTGCTAGAGAAGAAACTATGTTGAATTCTACATCATATTCAAATGTTCAAAATGGACAGGATGCATCTTGCTCTACAGAAGAATCGCAGATTTATCCT TTGGTGACAATGACTTGGGGGACCAACAGGACTTCAAATAATAACTCAGGTCAAGTTTCACTGAAAAAATATAGTAGTGAAATTTCTGTTTTCCACAAAGAACTTCCA TCGATTTGTAAAGAAGCTCCCTTTAGCGATGATCCAGAAGCATTTGCTGAAAGGAATGCGTGTGATTACAGTGTTCGTATCACATTAAAAGTGGCAAAAAGTGGCAAAG CTCCTAGGAAAGTCAGAGTATATGCAGATGGTATTTATGATCTCTTTCATCAAGGACATGCACGGCAACTCTTACaagcaaaaaatatttttcctaaTGTATACCTGATTGTGGGAG TTTGTAATGATGAATTAACACATAGTAAGAAAGGAAGAACTGTCATGACAGACATTGAAAGGTATGATGCAGTAAGACATTGTCGATATGTAGATGAAGTGGTTAGAGATGCACCTTGGGAATTGGATGATGAATTTCTTATAAAACATAAG ATTGACTTTGTAGCTCACGATGACATACCCTATATGACAGATAATAGCACAGACGTTTATGCTTTACTAAAATCTAAGGGTATGTTTGTTGCCACACAGAGAACAGAAGGAGTATCTACATCAGATATTGTAGCCAGAATAGTGAAAGATTATGATATTTATGTAAGGAGAAATCTTGCACGAGGTTATAGTGCCAAAGAACTTAATGTTTCATTTCTCAGT GAAAAGAAATTTCGGTTACAAAATAAATTCGACGATTTAAAAGATAAAGGTAAACGTGTTATGGAGAACATAGGTGAAAAACGTATGGATATGATCAGCAAATGGGAAGAAAAATCTCGAGATTTTATCGATGCCTTTCTGCTACTATTTGGTAGAGAGGGCAGATTG TCGACAATTTGGAATGAGAGTAAAGGACGATTGATGCAAGCACTATCTCCTCCTGCAAGTCCAAAAAGAGATGGCAGCCCAAATGGCAGTAATAGCAGCAATAATGATGAAGATCAGATAAG GTAA
- the LOC143350305 gene encoding putative choline-phosphate cytidylyltransferase isoform X1, with protein MSRKRAREETMLNSTSYSNVQNGQDASCSTEESQIYPLVTMTWGTNRTSNNNSGQVSLKKYSSEISVFHKELPSICKEAPFSDDPEAFAERNACDYSVRITLKVAKSGKAPRKVRVYADGIYDLFHQGHARQLLQAKNIFPNVYLIVGVCNDELTHSKKGRTVMTDIERYDAVRHCRYVDEVVRDAPWELDDEFLIKHKIDFVAHDDIPYMTDNSTDVYALLKSKGMFVATQRTEGVSTSDIVARIVKDYDIYVRRNLARGYSAKELNVSFLSEKKFRLQNKFDDLKDKGKRVMENIGEKRMDMISKWEEKSRDFIDAFLLLFGREGRLSTIWNESKGRLMQALSPPASPKRDGSPNGSNSSNNDEDQISPPPKKTGRFEFSQNNYYLSDDYSDDEEENLQSK; from the exons ATGTCTAGAAAGCGTGCTAGAGAAGAAACTATGTTGAATTCTACATCATATTCAAATGTTCAAAATGGACAGGATGCATCTTGCTCTACAGAAGAATCGCAGATTTATCCT TTGGTGACAATGACTTGGGGGACCAACAGGACTTCAAATAATAACTCAGGTCAAGTTTCACTGAAAAAATATAGTAGTGAAATTTCTGTTTTCCACAAAGAACTTCCA TCGATTTGTAAAGAAGCTCCCTTTAGCGATGATCCAGAAGCATTTGCTGAAAGGAATGCGTGTGATTACAGTGTTCGTATCACATTAAAAGTGGCAAAAAGTGGCAAAG CTCCTAGGAAAGTCAGAGTATATGCAGATGGTATTTATGATCTCTTTCATCAAGGACATGCACGGCAACTCTTACaagcaaaaaatatttttcctaaTGTATACCTGATTGTGGGAG TTTGTAATGATGAATTAACACATAGTAAGAAAGGAAGAACTGTCATGACAGACATTGAAAGGTATGATGCAGTAAGACATTGTCGATATGTAGATGAAGTGGTTAGAGATGCACCTTGGGAATTGGATGATGAATTTCTTATAAAACATAAG ATTGACTTTGTAGCTCACGATGACATACCCTATATGACAGATAATAGCACAGACGTTTATGCTTTACTAAAATCTAAGGGTATGTTTGTTGCCACACAGAGAACAGAAGGAGTATCTACATCAGATATTGTAGCCAGAATAGTGAAAGATTATGATATTTATGTAAGGAGAAATCTTGCACGAGGTTATAGTGCCAAAGAACTTAATGTTTCATTTCTCAGT GAAAAGAAATTTCGGTTACAAAATAAATTCGACGATTTAAAAGATAAAGGTAAACGTGTTATGGAGAACATAGGTGAAAAACGTATGGATATGATCAGCAAATGGGAAGAAAAATCTCGAGATTTTATCGATGCCTTTCTGCTACTATTTGGTAGAGAGGGCAGATTG TCGACAATTTGGAATGAGAGTAAAGGACGATTGATGCAAGCACTATCTCCTCCTGCAAGTCCAAAAAGAGATGGCAGCCCAAATGGCAGTAATAGCAGCAATAATGATGAAGATCAGATAAG
- the LOC143350305 gene encoding choline-phosphate cytidylyltransferase A isoform X3, whose protein sequence is MSRKRAREETMLNSTSYSNVQNGQDASCSTEESQIYPSICKEAPFSDDPEAFAERNACDYSVRITLKVAKSGKAPRKVRVYADGIYDLFHQGHARQLLQAKNIFPNVYLIVGVCNDELTHSKKGRTVMTDIERYDAVRHCRYVDEVVRDAPWELDDEFLIKHKIDFVAHDDIPYMTDNSTDVYALLKSKGMFVATQRTEGVSTSDIVARIVKDYDIYVRRNLARGYSAKELNVSFLSEKKFRLQNKFDDLKDKGKRVMENIGEKRMDMISKWEEKSRDFIDAFLLLFGREGRLSTIWNESKGRLMQALSPPASPKRDGSPNGSNSSNNDEDQISRSVFCQFLQLFKDISLDNVCRIWFMHDDALPYFS, encoded by the exons ATGTCTAGAAAGCGTGCTAGAGAAGAAACTATGTTGAATTCTACATCATATTCAAATGTTCAAAATGGACAGGATGCATCTTGCTCTACAGAAGAATCGCAGATTTATCCT TCGATTTGTAAAGAAGCTCCCTTTAGCGATGATCCAGAAGCATTTGCTGAAAGGAATGCGTGTGATTACAGTGTTCGTATCACATTAAAAGTGGCAAAAAGTGGCAAAG CTCCTAGGAAAGTCAGAGTATATGCAGATGGTATTTATGATCTCTTTCATCAAGGACATGCACGGCAACTCTTACaagcaaaaaatatttttcctaaTGTATACCTGATTGTGGGAG TTTGTAATGATGAATTAACACATAGTAAGAAAGGAAGAACTGTCATGACAGACATTGAAAGGTATGATGCAGTAAGACATTGTCGATATGTAGATGAAGTGGTTAGAGATGCACCTTGGGAATTGGATGATGAATTTCTTATAAAACATAAG ATTGACTTTGTAGCTCACGATGACATACCCTATATGACAGATAATAGCACAGACGTTTATGCTTTACTAAAATCTAAGGGTATGTTTGTTGCCACACAGAGAACAGAAGGAGTATCTACATCAGATATTGTAGCCAGAATAGTGAAAGATTATGATATTTATGTAAGGAGAAATCTTGCACGAGGTTATAGTGCCAAAGAACTTAATGTTTCATTTCTCAGT GAAAAGAAATTTCGGTTACAAAATAAATTCGACGATTTAAAAGATAAAGGTAAACGTGTTATGGAGAACATAGGTGAAAAACGTATGGATATGATCAGCAAATGGGAAGAAAAATCTCGAGATTTTATCGATGCCTTTCTGCTACTATTTGGTAGAGAGGGCAGATTG TCGACAATTTGGAATGAGAGTAAAGGACGATTGATGCAAGCACTATCTCCTCCTGCAAGTCCAAAAAGAGATGGCAGCCCAAATGGCAGTAATAGCAGCAATAATGATGAAGATCAGATAAG CAGGTCAGTGTTTTGTCAATTTCTTCAGTTATTCAAAGATATTTCTTTAGATAATGTTTGTCGTATATGGTTTATGCATGATGATGCACTGCCATATTTCAGTTAA
- the LOC143350305 gene encoding choline-phosphate cytidylyltransferase A isoform X4, whose translation MSRKRAREETMLNSTSYSNVQNGQDASCSTEESQIYPSICKEAPFSDDPEAFAERNACDYSVRITLKVAKSGKAPRKVRVYADGIYDLFHQGHARQLLQAKNIFPNVYLIVGVCNDELTHSKKGRTVMTDIERYDAVRHCRYVDEVVRDAPWELDDEFLIKHKIDFVAHDDIPYMTDNSTDVYALLKSKGMFVATQRTEGVSTSDIVARIVKDYDIYVRRNLARGYSAKELNVSFLSEKKFRLQNKFDDLKDKGKRVMENIGEKRMDMISKWEEKSRDFIDAFLLLFGREGRLSTIWNESKGRLMQALSPPASPKRDGSPNGSNSSNNDEDQISPPPKKTGRFEFSQNNYYLSDDYSDDEEENLQSK comes from the exons ATGTCTAGAAAGCGTGCTAGAGAAGAAACTATGTTGAATTCTACATCATATTCAAATGTTCAAAATGGACAGGATGCATCTTGCTCTACAGAAGAATCGCAGATTTATCCT TCGATTTGTAAAGAAGCTCCCTTTAGCGATGATCCAGAAGCATTTGCTGAAAGGAATGCGTGTGATTACAGTGTTCGTATCACATTAAAAGTGGCAAAAAGTGGCAAAG CTCCTAGGAAAGTCAGAGTATATGCAGATGGTATTTATGATCTCTTTCATCAAGGACATGCACGGCAACTCTTACaagcaaaaaatatttttcctaaTGTATACCTGATTGTGGGAG TTTGTAATGATGAATTAACACATAGTAAGAAAGGAAGAACTGTCATGACAGACATTGAAAGGTATGATGCAGTAAGACATTGTCGATATGTAGATGAAGTGGTTAGAGATGCACCTTGGGAATTGGATGATGAATTTCTTATAAAACATAAG ATTGACTTTGTAGCTCACGATGACATACCCTATATGACAGATAATAGCACAGACGTTTATGCTTTACTAAAATCTAAGGGTATGTTTGTTGCCACACAGAGAACAGAAGGAGTATCTACATCAGATATTGTAGCCAGAATAGTGAAAGATTATGATATTTATGTAAGGAGAAATCTTGCACGAGGTTATAGTGCCAAAGAACTTAATGTTTCATTTCTCAGT GAAAAGAAATTTCGGTTACAAAATAAATTCGACGATTTAAAAGATAAAGGTAAACGTGTTATGGAGAACATAGGTGAAAAACGTATGGATATGATCAGCAAATGGGAAGAAAAATCTCGAGATTTTATCGATGCCTTTCTGCTACTATTTGGTAGAGAGGGCAGATTG TCGACAATTTGGAATGAGAGTAAAGGACGATTGATGCAAGCACTATCTCCTCCTGCAAGTCCAAAAAGAGATGGCAGCCCAAATGGCAGTAATAGCAGCAATAATGATGAAGATCAGATAAG